Proteins encoded by one window of Flavobacterium sp. N502540:
- a CDS encoding RNA polymerase sigma factor, protein MSTIPDQHYIDKILQGETNAFAVLVDRYKNMIFTLALQMVKNREEAEEVSQDTFIKIYNSLSKFKGDSKFSTWVYKVAYNTCLDRLKKNKKEDLNISIDEFSAHLIKTMDNALSALEDKERKQTIQNCLNLLPAEENFLLTLFYFEDQSLEEIGKVMGITANNVKVKLFRSRQKLAVILKKKLEPEIV, encoded by the coding sequence ATGAGTACAATACCGGATCAACATTATATCGATAAAATTCTGCAGGGTGAGACCAATGCGTTTGCCGTGTTAGTGGATCGCTATAAGAATATGATCTTTACTCTGGCACTTCAAATGGTCAAGAACAGAGAAGAGGCTGAAGAGGTTTCGCAGGATACTTTTATTAAAATTTATAATTCGCTGAGTAAATTTAAAGGAGATTCGAAATTTTCGACCTGGGTTTACAAAGTAGCTTATAATACGTGTCTGGATCGTTTGAAGAAAAATAAAAAAGAAGATCTGAATATTTCAATAGATGAATTTTCGGCACATTTAATTAAGACCATGGACAATGCTTTGAGTGCTTTAGAAGATAAAGAACGAAAGCAAACGATTCAGAACTGTTTGAATTTGCTGCCGGCAGAAGAGAATTTTTTATTGACTTTATTTTATTTCGAAGATCAGAGTTTAGAAGAAATTGGAAAAGTTATGGGAATTACAGCCAATAATGTTAAGGTGAAATTATTCAGAAGCCGACAAAAATTAGCTGTGATATTGAAAAAGAAATTAGAACCCGAAATAGTGTAA
- a CDS encoding PfkB family carbohydrate kinase: MNKLLIVGTVAFDAIETPFGKTDKILGGAATYIGLSASFFNLQSAIVSVVGDDFPQEHLDLLTSKNIDISGIEIVKGGKTFFWSGLYHNDLNSRDTLVTELNVLADFQPKVPQNYKDADVVMLGNLHPLVQSSVLDQLEKKPKLVVLDTMNFWMDCALPELLEVIKRVDVITINDEEARQLSGEYSLVKAAAKIQELGPKYVVIKKGEHGALLFHNREVFFAPALPLEDVFDPTGAGDTFAGGFSGFIAQSENISFGNMKNAIIYGSNLASFCVEKFGTERMESLSKAEVAIRLQQFKSLTQFDIEI; encoded by the coding sequence ATGAATAAATTATTGATTGTTGGAACGGTTGCTTTCGACGCGATTGAAACTCCTTTCGGAAAAACAGATAAAATATTAGGTGGTGCTGCGACTTACATTGGTTTATCAGCATCTTTTTTCAACCTGCAATCGGCTATTGTTTCTGTAGTTGGAGACGATTTCCCTCAAGAACATTTGGATTTACTAACGTCGAAAAATATTGATATCTCTGGTATCGAAATTGTAAAAGGCGGTAAAACATTTTTCTGGAGCGGTTTATACCACAACGATCTAAATTCCAGAGATACTTTAGTAACAGAACTTAATGTTTTGGCTGATTTTCAACCAAAAGTTCCTCAAAACTATAAAGATGCCGATGTGGTGATGTTAGGAAACTTACACCCATTAGTACAAAGCAGTGTTTTGGATCAGTTAGAGAAAAAACCAAAATTAGTAGTTTTAGATACTATGAACTTCTGGATGGACTGTGCTTTACCTGAATTATTGGAGGTGATCAAACGTGTAGACGTAATCACGATCAACGATGAAGAGGCAAGACAGCTTTCAGGAGAATATTCATTAGTAAAAGCTGCAGCCAAAATTCAGGAATTGGGACCAAAATATGTGGTGATCAAAAAAGGAGAGCACGGTGCGCTTTTATTCCACAACAGAGAAGTATTCTTTGCTCCGGCATTACCATTAGAAGATGTTTTTGATCCAACAGGAGCAGGTGACACTTTTGCTGGTGGTTTCTCAGGATTCATTGCACAAAGTGAAAACATTTCATTTGGCAATATGAAGAATGCGATCATCTACGGTTCAAATTTAGCTTCATTCTGTGTAGAGAAATTTGGAACAGAGAGGATGGAAAGCTTAAGCAAAGCTGAAGTAGCGATTCGATTACAACAGTTTAAGTCGTTAACTCAGTTTGACATAGAAATATAA
- a CDS encoding amidophosphoribosyltransferase has protein sequence MSDALKHECGIALVRLLKPLEYYKEKYGTAFYGIQKMYLMMEKQHNRGQDGAGFASIKLDVAPGERYISRVRSNHSQPIQDVFKQINERINEEMSSHPEYADDVAKQKANIPYIGELFLGHVRYGTFGKNSIESVHPFLRQSNWMHRNLILAGNFNMTNVKELFENLVELGQHPKEMADTVTVMEKIGHFLDKEVMQLYQDCKLEGYSKREASPVIADRLDIAKILARSAKNLDGGYAMAGLLGHGDAFVFRDPAGIRPAYYYQDDEVVVVASERPVIQTVFNVPFESVQEIEPGNALIIKKNGKVSMNQILEPTVKKACSFERIYFSRGSDAEIYQERKNLGKLILPAVLESIDSDTDNTVFSYIPNTAETSFYGLVEAAQDFLNQRKNNYILANRNTLTAETLQELLAVKIRTEKVAIKDAKLRTFITEDSSRDDLVAHVYDVTYGVIKSTDNLVIIDDSIVRGTTLKMSIIKMMDRLKPKRIVIVSSAPQIRYPDCYGIDMAKLEGLVAFRAALALLKERNLYHIVDEVYTKCKAQENYVDTDVVNYVTAIYDQFTPEEISDKIAEMLSSPEINAEVKIIFQKVEDLHIACPKNLGDWYFTGDYPTPGGNRVVNRAFMNFYEGKDARAY, from the coding sequence ATGAGCGACGCTTTAAAACACGAATGTGGTATAGCTTTGGTTAGACTTCTTAAACCGCTTGAATATTACAAAGAAAAATACGGAACAGCTTTTTACGGGATACAGAAAATGTACCTGATGATGGAAAAGCAGCACAACCGTGGACAAGACGGAGCTGGTTTTGCTAGCATTAAATTAGATGTGGCTCCCGGTGAACGTTATATCAGCAGAGTTCGTTCGAACCATTCACAGCCCATTCAGGATGTTTTCAAGCAAATCAACGAGCGTATTAACGAAGAGATGAGTTCTCATCCTGAATATGCAGACGATGTTGCTAAACAGAAAGCAAACATACCTTATATAGGAGAGTTGTTTCTGGGGCATGTTCGCTACGGAACTTTCGGAAAGAATAGTATTGAAAGTGTACATCCATTCCTGCGTCAAAGCAACTGGATGCACCGTAATTTAATTTTGGCAGGTAACTTTAACATGACCAATGTTAAGGAGCTTTTCGAAAATTTAGTAGAACTGGGGCAGCACCCAAAAGAAATGGCTGACACGGTTACTGTAATGGAGAAAATCGGACACTTCTTAGATAAAGAGGTGATGCAGCTTTATCAGGATTGCAAACTCGAAGGATATTCTAAGAGAGAGGCTTCTCCGGTAATTGCAGACCGATTGGATATAGCTAAAATTTTAGCCCGTTCTGCTAAAAACCTAGACGGAGGATATGCAATGGCCGGATTATTGGGTCATGGTGATGCTTTTGTTTTTAGAGATCCTGCAGGAATCCGTCCGGCATATTACTATCAGGATGATGAAGTGGTAGTTGTGGCTTCTGAAAGGCCGGTTATTCAAACCGTATTTAATGTGCCTTTTGAAAGTGTACAGGAAATCGAACCGGGAAATGCTTTGATCATTAAGAAAAACGGAAAAGTTTCTATGAATCAAATCTTAGAACCAACCGTTAAAAAAGCATGTTCATTTGAAAGAATCTATTTCTCAAGAGGAAGTGACGCTGAAATTTATCAGGAACGTAAAAATTTAGGAAAATTAATTTTACCTGCTGTTTTGGAATCAATTGACAGTGATACTGATAATACGGTGTTTTCTTATATTCCAAATACAGCTGAAACCTCTTTTTATGGTTTAGTTGAAGCGGCTCAGGATTTTTTAAATCAAAGAAAAAACAATTATATTTTAGCCAACAGAAATACGCTTACTGCAGAAACGTTACAGGAATTATTGGCTGTAAAGATTCGTACAGAGAAAGTGGCGATTAAAGATGCTAAACTAAGAACCTTTATTACAGAAGATAGCAGTCGTGATGATTTAGTTGCTCACGTTTATGATGTTACTTATGGCGTAATTAAGTCAACGGACAACCTGGTTATTATTGATGATAGTATTGTTCGTGGTACTACTTTAAAAATGAGTATCATAAAGATGATGGATCGTTTGAAACCTAAACGTATCGTAATCGTTTCATCGGCACCACAAATTCGTTATCCTGACTGTTACGGAATCGATATGGCGAAACTGGAAGGTCTGGTAGCTTTTAGAGCGGCTCTGGCTTTGTTGAAAGAACGAAATCTATATCATATTGTTGACGAGGTTTATACGAAATGTAAAGCTCAGGAGAATTATGTAGACACAGATGTTGTAAACTACGTTACGGCAATTTACGATCAGTTTACTCCTGAAGAAATTTCAGATAAAATAGCCGAAATGTTAAGCTCTCCTGAAATTAATGCCGAAGTAAAAATTATTTTCCAAAAAGTAGAAGATTTGCATATTGCTTGTCCGAAAAATCTAGGAGATTGGTACTTTACAGGGGATTACCCAACTCCGGGAGGAAACCGTGTGGTTAACAGAGCTTTCATGAATTTTTACGAAGGAAAAGACGCGAGAGCGTATTAA
- a CDS encoding superoxide dismutase: MAFELPQLPYAYDALEPHIDARTMEIHHSKHHNAYTTNLNAAIAGTDLEGKTIENILINLDKSNAAVRNNGGGFYNHNLFWTVMSPNGGGLPTGDLLAAIEASFGTFEEFKAKFAKAGATQFGSGWAWLCVQKGGKLDVCGTPNQDNPLMPEVGCDGTPILGMDVWEHAYYLNYQNRRPDYIEAFFNVINWTEVARRFALEK, encoded by the coding sequence ATGGCTTTTGAATTACCTCAATTACCTTATGCATATGATGCATTAGAACCACATATTGATGCCCGTACAATGGAAATTCACCATTCAAAACATCATAATGCTTACACAACAAATCTTAATGCAGCAATCGCCGGAACAGATTTAGAAGGTAAAACTATCGAAAACATCTTAATCAATCTAGATAAATCAAATGCAGCAGTTCGTAATAATGGTGGAGGTTTTTACAACCACAATTTATTCTGGACTGTAATGTCTCCAAATGGTGGCGGATTACCAACAGGTGATTTATTAGCTGCTATCGAAGCTTCTTTTGGAACTTTTGAAGAATTTAAAGCAAAATTTGCTAAAGCCGGTGCTACACAATTTGGTTCAGGATGGGCTTGGTTATGCGTACAAAAAGGTGGTAAATTAGACGTTTGCGGAACTCCAAATCAAGACAATCCATTAATGCCGGAAGTAGGTTGTGATGGAACTCCAATTTTAGGAATGGACGTTTGGGAGCACGCTTACTACCTAAACTACCAAAACAGAAGACCTGATTATATCGAAGCTTTTTTCAATGTAATTAACTGGACTGAAGTTGCAAGAAGATTTGCTTTAGAAAAATAA
- the pth gene encoding aminoacyl-tRNA hydrolase — protein MIKWITKLFSSTQKEENTDYMKKYLIVGLGNIGAEYVNTRHNIGFKVLDFLAKKEDLSFETVKLGALAEYKFKGRTFFLLKPNTYMNLSGKAVKYWMDKENIPLENILIITDDLNLSFGTIRIKPKGSDGGHNGLKNINLVLNTQQYTRFRFGISDQFKKGQQVDYVLGDWDEDEKAKLPERLEVASEIIKSFGTAGLENTMTTFNGK, from the coding sequence ATGATAAAATGGATAACAAAACTGTTTTCATCAACCCAAAAAGAAGAGAACACTGATTATATGAAAAAATATTTAATCGTTGGATTAGGCAATATTGGTGCCGAATACGTAAATACACGACACAACATAGGCTTTAAAGTACTTGATTTTTTAGCCAAAAAAGAAGATCTTTCATTCGAAACCGTAAAACTGGGCGCTTTGGCCGAATATAAATTTAAAGGAAGAACTTTTTTTCTGCTCAAACCAAACACCTACATGAACCTGAGCGGTAAAGCCGTAAAGTACTGGATGGACAAAGAAAACATTCCATTAGAAAATATCCTGATAATTACCGACGATCTAAACCTCTCTTTTGGAACTATCCGCATCAAACCAAAAGGCAGTGACGGAGGACATAACGGACTCAAAAACATCAATCTAGTTTTAAATACTCAACAATATACCCGCTTTAGATTTGGAATCAGCGATCAATTCAAAAAAGGGCAACAGGTAGACTACGTTTTAGGAGATTGGGACGAAGACGAAAAAGCAAAATTGCCCGAACGTTTAGAAGTCGCTTCAGAGATCATTAAATCTTTTGGTACCGCCGGCTTAGAAAACACGATGACTACTTTCAACGGAAAATAA
- a CDS encoding 50S ribosomal protein L25/general stress protein Ctc, translated as MKSITIKGSERESVGKVSTKALRNAGAVPCVLYGGNQAVHFSADAAAFKNLVYTPNAHTVVIELGKGKSFTAVLQDIQVHPVSDKILHIDFFQLFDDKEITMEVPVKIVGTSKGVLAGGVLRLNQRKLKVKALPKNLPDFVEADITPLEMGNKLYVTKVGKPEYKVMHPDNTVVCQVRISRAAMKAAQEAAKAAKAPAKGKKK; from the coding sequence ATGAAATCGATTACAATTAAAGGATCAGAAAGAGAAAGCGTGGGCAAAGTGTCAACTAAAGCCTTACGTAATGCTGGAGCGGTTCCTTGCGTGTTATACGGAGGAAATCAAGCAGTACACTTCTCAGCAGACGCTGCAGCGTTCAAAAACTTGGTTTACACTCCAAACGCACACACAGTTGTGATTGAGCTTGGAAAAGGAAAATCATTTACAGCAGTTTTACAAGACATTCAGGTTCACCCTGTTTCTGACAAAATTTTACACATTGACTTCTTCCAATTATTTGATGATAAAGAAATCACAATGGAAGTTCCTGTGAAAATCGTTGGTACATCTAAAGGTGTTCTTGCAGGTGGTGTTTTACGTTTAAACCAACGTAAATTAAAAGTTAAAGCTTTACCTAAAAATCTTCCTGATTTTGTTGAAGCTGACATTACTCCACTTGAAATGGGTAACAAATTATATGTTACTAAAGTTGGAAAACCAGAGTACAAAGTTATGCACCCGGACAACACTGTAGTTTGTCAGGTAAGAATCTCTCGTGCTGCTATGAAAGCTGCTCAAGAGGCTGCAAAAGCTGCAAAAGCTCCTGCAAAAGGAAAGAAAAAATAA
- a CDS encoding ribose-phosphate pyrophosphokinase yields MSHLEPEAKIFACSQSVYLAEKIAEQYGIPLGKVTMSKYSDGEFQPSYEESIRGLRVFIVCSTFPSADNLMELLLMIDAAKRASARHITAVMPYFGWARQDRKDKPRVPIGAKLVANLLDAAGATRVMTMDLHADQIQGFFEKPVDHLFASTIFLPYVESLKLDNLTIASPDMGGSKRAYAYSKFLESDVVICYKQRKAANVIDTMELIGEVKGRNVILVDDMIDTGGTLAKAADLMIEKGALSVRAICTHAILSGEAYEKIENSKLSELIVTDSIPLKRESKKIRVVSCAPLFAEVMHMVHHNNSISGKFIM; encoded by the coding sequence ATGTCGCACCTAGAACCAGAAGCTAAAATTTTTGCTTGTTCACAAAGTGTCTATCTTGCAGAAAAAATTGCAGAACAGTACGGAATTCCGTTAGGAAAAGTAACGATGTCGAAGTATAGTGATGGAGAATTCCAACCATCGTACGAAGAATCAATAAGAGGATTACGTGTTTTTATCGTGTGTTCAACTTTCCCATCTGCTGATAATTTGATGGAATTGTTACTCATGATTGATGCAGCGAAACGTGCATCAGCAAGACACATTACAGCTGTCATGCCTTATTTTGGTTGGGCAAGACAAGACAGAAAAGACAAACCAAGAGTTCCGATTGGAGCAAAATTAGTAGCTAATTTATTAGATGCTGCCGGAGCGACAAGAGTAATGACAATGGATTTGCACGCAGATCAAATTCAGGGGTTTTTCGAAAAACCGGTAGATCATTTATTTGCATCTACAATCTTTTTACCATACGTAGAAAGTTTAAAGTTAGACAATCTAACTATTGCATCTCCGGATATGGGAGGTTCAAAAAGAGCATATGCTTACTCTAAGTTTTTAGAATCAGACGTAGTAATCTGTTACAAACAAAGAAAAGCAGCCAACGTTATCGACACTATGGAACTAATTGGTGAAGTAAAAGGCCGTAACGTAATATTAGTAGACGACATGATCGATACGGGTGGAACATTAGCTAAAGCTGCAGATTTAATGATCGAAAAAGGAGCATTAAGCGTTAGAGCCATTTGTACACACGCCATTTTATCAGGTGAGGCCTATGAAAAAATTGAAAACTCTAAATTAAGCGAATTAATCGTTACCGATTCTATTCCTTTAAAAAGAGAATCAAAGAAAATAAGAGTCGTGAGTTGTGCACCTCTTTTTGCTGAAGTTATGCACATGGTGCACCACAACAATTCCATCAGTGGAAAATTTATAATGTAA
- a CDS encoding SRPBCC family protein yields MNNKLVVNMEKIEHINYVKAPIAEVYKVLTTQEGLAAVWTEELVVEPEVGFVNEFGFGDEDVTRMKVIELSSNKRIVWKCIDSDPEWIGTGISFDLTEKNGITAVVLRHFDWRELTEFYQWCNYNWAMFLLSLKGYCEDGEGTPYRKRKF; encoded by the coding sequence GTGAATAATAAGCTAGTTGTAAATATGGAAAAAATAGAGCATATCAATTATGTTAAAGCGCCTATTGCGGAAGTTTATAAGGTGTTGACGACGCAGGAAGGTTTGGCTGCTGTCTGGACGGAGGAATTAGTTGTTGAGCCGGAAGTGGGTTTTGTGAACGAGTTTGGTTTCGGAGATGAGGATGTGACAAGAATGAAAGTGATAGAATTGTCTTCTAATAAAAGAATAGTGTGGAAATGTATAGATTCAGATCCGGAATGGATTGGAACGGGTATTTCGTTTGATTTGACGGAGAAGAACGGGATAACGGCGGTTGTTTTGAGGCATTTTGACTGGCGTGAGCTAACGGAATTCTATCAATGGTGCAATTACAACTGGGCGATGTTTCTTTTGAGTCTTAAAGGTTATTGTGAAGATGGTGAGGGTACGCCGTATCGGAAGCGAAAGTTTTAG
- the rseP gene encoding RIP metalloprotease RseP, producing the protein MDIVIKLSQFLLSLSLLIILHELGHFIPAKLFKTRVEKFYLFFDVKYSLLKKKIGETEYGIGWLPLGGYVKISGMIDESMDKDQMALPPQPWEFRSKPAWQRLIIMLGGVTVNFILAFIIYIGMAFAYGDIYVANADLKDGVLVENPVMLKAGFKTGDKFLAVDGQKIENFDNDINMKIIMAKEILIERNGQQQTVKMPTDFVDQLSKQEKSHLVDMRIPFAVASVTEESGNTALKPKDLIVSLNGQDARYYDQVKTILESNKGKTIPAVVLRDLKKVPITVKISTAGKLGVGVGGLNIESLEKLGYYKVSKKSYTFLESIPVGLTKGKDQLVGYGKQLKMIFNPETKAYKQVGGFAAIFNIFPSSWSWETFWSITALLSIMLGVMNLLPIPALDGGHVMFLLYEIISGRKPSDKFLENAQMVGFVLLIALLLFANGNDIYKAIVK; encoded by the coding sequence ATGGATATAGTTATCAAACTCTCTCAATTTCTATTGAGTTTATCTTTACTTATTATTCTTCACGAATTAGGGCATTTTATCCCAGCAAAATTATTTAAAACAAGAGTCGAAAAATTCTACTTATTTTTTGATGTTAAATACTCTCTCTTAAAAAAGAAAATTGGCGAAACAGAATACGGAATCGGATGGCTGCCACTAGGAGGTTATGTAAAAATCTCCGGAATGATCGACGAAAGTATGGACAAGGACCAAATGGCTCTTCCTCCACAACCTTGGGAATTTCGTTCTAAACCGGCATGGCAGCGTCTAATCATTATGTTGGGTGGTGTTACAGTAAACTTTATCCTGGCCTTTATTATTTATATTGGGATGGCATTTGCTTACGGTGATATTTATGTAGCCAATGCGGATCTGAAAGATGGTGTTTTAGTTGAAAACCCTGTAATGCTAAAAGCAGGTTTCAAAACCGGAGATAAATTCCTGGCTGTTGACGGACAAAAAATCGAAAATTTCGATAATGATATCAACATGAAAATTATCATGGCCAAAGAAATCTTAATCGAAAGAAATGGACAGCAACAAACGGTAAAAATGCCAACTGACTTTGTCGATCAATTGTCGAAACAGGAAAAATCACATCTTGTAGACATGAGAATTCCTTTTGCAGTGGCAAGTGTTACAGAAGAATCCGGAAATACCGCTTTAAAACCAAAAGATTTAATTGTTAGCCTTAACGGTCAGGACGCAAGATACTATGATCAGGTAAAAACAATTTTAGAAAGCAACAAAGGCAAAACTATTCCTGCTGTTGTTTTACGTGATTTAAAGAAAGTACCAATTACGGTTAAAATTTCTACAGCCGGAAAACTTGGTGTTGGCGTTGGAGGTTTAAATATTGAATCCTTAGAAAAATTAGGATACTATAAGGTAAGCAAAAAAAGCTATACTTTCTTAGAATCAATTCCGGTTGGACTTACAAAAGGTAAAGATCAATTGGTAGGCTACGGGAAACAGCTTAAAATGATTTTTAATCCTGAGACGAAAGCTTACAAACAAGTGGGTGGTTTTGCAGCTATTTTCAACATTTTTCCAAGCAGCTGGAGCTGGGAAACCTTCTGGTCGATCACTGCTTTATTATCAATTATGCTTGGAGTAATGAATTTATTGCCAATTCCTGCTCTTGATGGCGGTCATGTAATGTTTTTATTATACGAAATAATTAGCGGCAGAAAACCGAGCGATAAATTCCTTGAAAACGCCCAAATGGTTGGTTTCGTTTTACTTATAGCACTGCTTTTATTTGCTAATGGGAACGACATTTATAAGGCAATTGTGAAATAG
- a CDS encoding bacteriocin: MENLKELSQEKLQNIDGGSVPGVLSFNLAVATACYNLDDACAEI; the protein is encoded by the coding sequence ATGGAGAATTTAAAAGAATTATCTCAAGAAAAATTACAAAACATTGATGGTGGATCTGTGCCTGGAGTTCTGTCATTTAATTTGGCTGTAGCAACAGCTTGCTATAATCTTGATGACGCTTGTGCGGAAATATGA
- a CDS encoding type II CAAX prenyl endopeptidase Rce1 family protein, whose translation MFFLIIFKWIKVESTVNWDIKIIGYFILIFLSALLEEILFRYIPYKILIKEISIKNIVLVSVFFSFFHLFNPNVNIIALIIVLAGVFLV comes from the coding sequence ATGTTTTTTCTGATTATTTTTAAATGGATTAAAGTAGAGAGTACTGTAAATTGGGATATTAAAATTATTGGCTATTTTATCTTAATATTTCTTTCGGCATTATTAGAGGAGATTCTATTCCGGTATATTCCGTATAAGATTCTGATAAAAGAAATTTCAATTAAGAACATAGTATTAGTTTCGGTGTTTTTTAGTTTCTTTCATTTATTTAATCCTAACGTCAATATTATAGCTTTGATTATTGTGCTGGCGGGAGTTTTTTTAGTTTGA
- a CDS encoding NADH:flavin oxidoreductase/NADH oxidase — MTSLLFSPLTIKKITLKNRIVISPMCQYSAIDGFANDWHLVHLGSRASGGVGLIIQEATAVSPEARISPSDLGLWKDDHIEKLKTINEFILSQNAVPGIQLAHAGRKASVSVPWEGNKKLDIGHGGWQTVSASAIPYHDDEPFLPEALDKNGIQKVISDFKAATKRAVKAGFQVMEIHGAHGYLLHQFLSPLTNVRNDEYGGSFENRIRLTLEIVEAVQSEWPSDLPLLVRISATDWAEGGWNPEESVKLSILLKEKGVDLIDTSSGGLVSHQQIPLQPNYQVPFAAKIKKEASILTGAVGLITEAKQAEEILESGQADVILFARESLRNPNLPLDFAKELNDDIQWPKQYERAKL; from the coding sequence ATGACCTCATTATTATTTAGTCCCTTAACCATAAAAAAGATTACTTTAAAAAACAGAATTGTTATTTCGCCTATGTGTCAGTATTCGGCAATAGACGGATTTGCAAACGACTGGCACTTGGTTCATCTGGGTAGTCGTGCCAGTGGCGGAGTGGGTTTAATCATCCAGGAAGCTACTGCAGTTTCTCCTGAGGCAAGAATTTCTCCTTCTGATCTAGGTTTGTGGAAAGACGACCATATTGAAAAATTAAAAACAATAAACGAATTTATTCTTTCTCAAAATGCTGTACCCGGAATTCAATTGGCACATGCCGGCAGGAAAGCCAGTGTTTCGGTTCCGTGGGAAGGCAATAAAAAATTAGATATTGGACATGGCGGATGGCAGACTGTTTCGGCAAGTGCGATCCCGTATCATGATGATGAACCGTTTCTTCCTGAAGCTTTAGATAAAAATGGAATTCAAAAAGTAATTTCAGATTTTAAAGCAGCAACAAAAAGAGCCGTTAAAGCCGGTTTTCAGGTCATGGAAATTCATGGAGCGCACGGGTATCTGCTGCACCAGTTTTTATCACCTTTAACAAATGTCAGAAATGACGAATATGGTGGAAGTTTCGAAAACAGAATCCGTCTGACCCTGGAAATAGTTGAAGCTGTACAATCAGAATGGCCGTCTGATTTGCCTTTATTAGTCCGGATTTCAGCTACTGATTGGGCAGAAGGAGGATGGAATCCGGAAGAATCAGTAAAACTTTCAATACTCTTAAAAGAGAAAGGTGTGGATTTAATTGATACCTCGTCAGGCGGATTAGTTTCGCATCAGCAGATTCCTTTACAGCCCAATTATCAGGTTCCTTTCGCAGCCAAAATAAAAAAAGAAGCTTCTATTTTAACAGGGGCTGTCGGTTTAATTACCGAAGCTAAGCAAGCAGAAGAAATTTTAGAGAGTGGTCAGGCCGATGTGATCTTGTTCGCCAGAGAATCACTCAGAAATCCGAATTTACCTTTAGATTTTGCTAAAGAATTAAACGACGATATTCAGTGGCCAAAACAATACGAAAGAGCGAAACTTTAA
- a CDS encoding Gfo/Idh/MocA family oxidoreductase, translating to MQKIRTALLSYGMSGKVFHAPFLNIHQGFELLGSWERSKKLIQEDYPAVKSYASLEDLLADDVDLVIVNTPVGTHYEYAKQVLLSGKHAVVEKAFTTTAAEAQELATIAKEKGLKLAVFQNRRWDSDFKTVQKIIRDGVLGDLVEAEFHFDRYNPLLSPKAHKETANDGAGILKDLGPHLIDQAVCLFGSPNAVFGDIRLTRADTLVDDWIDLLLIYENFRVRLKAGFFVREANPAYVLHGKKGSFLKPRGDVQEEDLKLGKKTNLESWGTESEVLQGLLHTEIKGEVIRKKIPTLQGNYFSFFDGVYEAIVKNEKEPVTAQDGVKVMQIIEAAIASHAQQKVINLS from the coding sequence ATGCAAAAGATTAGAACAGCATTATTATCATACGGAATGTCGGGTAAAGTATTTCATGCCCCATTTTTAAACATACACCAAGGATTTGAGCTATTAGGCTCCTGGGAAAGAAGCAAAAAGCTTATTCAGGAGGATTATCCGGCTGTAAAAAGCTATGCGTCTCTTGAGGATTTACTGGCAGATGATGTCGATTTGGTGATTGTAAACACACCAGTGGGAACGCATTATGAATATGCGAAACAAGTACTTTTAAGCGGAAAACATGCCGTAGTTGAAAAAGCTTTTACCACAACAGCAGCCGAAGCTCAGGAACTGGCTACAATAGCAAAAGAAAAAGGATTGAAATTAGCCGTTTTTCAAAACAGAAGATGGGACAGTGATTTTAAAACGGTTCAAAAAATAATTCGCGATGGAGTTTTAGGAGACTTGGTTGAAGCCGAATTTCATTTTGACCGATACAATCCGTTATTAAGTCCTAAAGCACATAAAGAAACTGCAAATGACGGTGCCGGAATCCTGAAAGATTTAGGTCCTCATTTAATTGATCAGGCCGTTTGTTTGTTTGGTTCTCCAAATGCAGTTTTTGGAGACATTCGTTTGACCAGAGCCGATACTTTGGTGGACGATTGGATCGATTTATTGCTGATTTATGAAAATTTCAGAGTCCGTTTAAAAGCCGGTTTTTTTGTCAGAGAAGCCAATCCTGCTTATGTGCTTCACGGTAAAAAAGGATCATTTTTAAAACCCCGCGGCGATGTTCAGGAAGAGGACTTAAAATTAGGTAAAAAAACAAATCTGGAATCCTGGGGTACAGAATCAGAAGTCTTACAAGGCCTTTTACACACCGAAATTAAGGGAGAAGTAATCAGGAAAAAAATCCCAACGCTTCAGGGCAATTATTTTTCCTTCTTTGATGGTGTTTATGAGGCTATCGTAAAGAACGAAAAAGAGCCGGTTACCGCACAAGACGGGGTAAAAGTAATGCAGATTATCGAAGCGGCAATCGCAAGTCATGCGCAGCAAAAAGTAATTAATTTGTCGTGA